One Brachybacterium kimchii genomic window carries:
- a CDS encoding alpha/beta fold hydrolase, with translation MRSVPELLRRTGQDELLTVRNDLMTVQREISADDRRLFPLRYARVNPPRTGRRAAAVHRDLATPVVTVVPDGPGGASVVPYDLLRRSLASRGLDVIMPEHRGVGLSRLDSEGHDLPPHAMDIDEAVEDLRAALDHALVGRTVLYGCGYGAYLALTFAVRHPERVGALVLDSPLLAPDDELISQRAFRARYWEGTDLRTDTIASTLRRLDDQAVIDARRAGPVILAVHEYGGTGDVRELVDQLAVGRGQLTWTSVWQALTQEWLQSTRYVSEPDLVARIAHTQLGIGAHADGGPLDPLLISGEQARQVPSPSTRSLAPDLRTLASGVTAPTLVLSGEDDLVTPPQIAREAADLIPGAHLLSVPGTGHGILDSHSQLAQIAMWWSAAGVGGDLLEHRERLAALKPTPTSQVLAHGLRLALAAERYSPWRMRLESARARRAEAQFDPSSGKAARGPRL, from the coding sequence ATGCGCTCGGTCCCCGAGCTCCTCCGCCGCACCGGTCAGGACGAGCTGCTCACGGTCCGCAACGATCTGATGACCGTGCAGCGGGAGATCTCGGCCGACGACCGCCGACTGTTCCCCCTGCGCTACGCCCGGGTGAACCCTCCGCGCACCGGCCGCCGCGCCGCCGCGGTGCACCGCGACCTCGCCACCCCCGTGGTGACCGTGGTGCCCGACGGGCCGGGCGGCGCCTCCGTCGTCCCCTACGACCTGCTGCGACGCTCCCTCGCCTCCCGCGGGCTCGACGTCATCATGCCCGAGCACCGCGGCGTCGGCCTCTCCCGCCTGGACTCCGAGGGGCATGACCTGCCGCCCCACGCGATGGACATCGACGAGGCCGTCGAGGACCTGCGCGCGGCGCTCGACCATGCGCTCGTGGGCCGCACCGTGCTCTACGGCTGCGGCTACGGCGCCTACCTCGCGCTCACCTTCGCCGTCCGCCACCCCGAGCGCGTGGGCGCCCTGGTGCTCGACTCCCCGCTGCTCGCCCCCGACGACGAGCTGATCTCCCAGCGCGCCTTCCGCGCGCGCTACTGGGAGGGGACGGACCTGCGCACCGACACCATCGCCAGCACCCTGCGCCGCCTCGACGACCAGGCCGTGATCGATGCCCGCCGCGCGGGTCCGGTCATCCTCGCCGTCCACGAGTACGGCGGCACCGGGGACGTCCGCGAGCTCGTGGACCAGCTCGCGGTGGGCCGCGGGCAGCTGACCTGGACGAGCGTCTGGCAGGCCCTCACCCAGGAATGGCTGCAGTCCACCCGCTACGTGAGCGAGCCCGATCTGGTGGCCCGCATCGCCCACACGCAGCTCGGCATCGGCGCCCATGCCGACGGCGGGCCTCTGGACCCGCTCCTGATCTCCGGTGAGCAGGCACGTCAGGTCCCCTCGCCGAGCACGCGGTCCCTCGCCCCCGACCTGCGCACCCTCGCCTCCGGCGTCACCGCGCCCACGCTCGTGCTGAGCGGCGAGGACGACCTCGTGACCCCTCCGCAGATCGCCCGCGAGGCCGCCGATCTCATCCCCGGCGCGCACCTCCTGAGCGTGCCCGGCACCGGCCACGGGATCCTCGACTCGCACTCGCAGCTCGCCCAGATCGCCATGTGGTGGAGCGCCGCCGGGGTGGGCGGCGACCTCCTGGAGCATCGCGAGCGCCTCGCCGCGCTGAAGCCCACGCCCACCAGCCAGGTCCTCGCCCACGGCCTGCGCCTCGCCCTCGCCGCCGAGCGCTACTCGCCCTGGCGCATGCGCCTCGAGAGCGCCCGCGCGCGGCGTGCCGAGGCCCAGTTCGATCCGTCCTCGGGGAAGGCCGCGCGGGG
- a CDS encoding prolyl oligopeptidase family serine peptidase, whose product MTASLPSPETGDDPWLWLEDVTGEEALAHVRERNARAEAEIDAIADPRAGGSVDGAADGSLSEHLRSDILTILDASDRIPMVVKRGEFLYNLWTDAEHERGLWRRTTLESYRTDDPSWDVLLDVDALGREEGENWVWHGAQLLRPAEGEPYRLALVSLSRGGSDADVTREFDLEERRFVPEPEGGFVRPEAKGDVHWIDADTVWVTTDFGEGTLTTSGYARQARIWTRGTALADAELVFEADERDMAVFASHDQTPGWERDWIVQMHAFYDTTLRIVDRAGGADGADGAEGAGPSLTVVPVPRDMEADAHRDLAILLPRSDWQVGEDTFAAGSLLVADADALLASAPEGPSASDLHVLFEPTPSTSLADLTITRGTLVLTILEDVVHRLEVHHRTEDGAWVRSDLYPELTGAIDVRAVDADESDEIWVTVTDFLTPTTLLLGDLGEVPDGGEPSDLEIVKASPARFDASGLEVTQHFATSEDGTRVPYFQIGRTEAGGSEEAPGGAPVGPAPTLLYGYGGFEISMTPAYLGTIGKAWLERGGTYVVANIRGGGEYGPAWHQAALKEHRHRAYEDFAAVARDLVERGVTDRDHLAVRGGSNGGLLTGNMLTQYPELFGAVIIQVPLLDMKRYSHLLAGASWMAEYGDPDTSDWEFIRTFSPYHLLAEGTEYPPVFLLTSTRDDRVHPGHARKMTAALESLGADVRSWENIEGGHGGAATNEQAARMNALMYAFLWGRIGADGGRAGAVGGAGA is encoded by the coding sequence TCGAGGACGTCACGGGCGAGGAGGCCCTCGCGCACGTGCGCGAGCGCAACGCCCGCGCCGAGGCCGAGATCGACGCGATCGCCGACCCTCGCGCCGGAGGGTCCGTCGATGGTGCCGCCGACGGCTCCCTCAGCGAGCACCTGCGCTCGGACATCCTCACGATCCTCGACGCGAGCGACCGCATCCCGATGGTCGTCAAGCGCGGAGAGTTCCTGTACAACCTGTGGACCGACGCCGAGCACGAGCGCGGCCTCTGGCGCCGCACCACCCTCGAGAGCTACCGCACCGACGACCCCTCATGGGACGTGCTGCTGGACGTCGACGCCCTGGGCCGCGAGGAGGGCGAGAACTGGGTGTGGCACGGCGCGCAGCTGCTCCGGCCCGCGGAGGGCGAGCCGTACAGGCTGGCGCTCGTCTCCCTCTCGCGCGGCGGCTCGGACGCCGACGTCACCCGCGAGTTCGACCTCGAGGAGCGCCGCTTCGTCCCCGAGCCCGAGGGCGGATTCGTGCGGCCCGAGGCCAAGGGCGACGTGCACTGGATCGACGCGGACACCGTCTGGGTGACGACCGACTTCGGCGAGGGCACGCTCACCACCTCCGGCTACGCGCGCCAGGCGCGGATCTGGACGCGCGGCACCGCGCTCGCCGACGCCGAGCTGGTCTTCGAGGCCGACGAGCGCGACATGGCCGTCTTCGCCTCCCACGACCAGACCCCTGGCTGGGAGCGCGACTGGATCGTGCAGATGCACGCCTTCTACGACACGACGCTCAGGATCGTCGACCGGGCGGGCGGCGCCGACGGGGCCGACGGGGCTGAGGGGGCGGGGCCCTCGCTGACCGTCGTCCCCGTCCCCCGGGACATGGAGGCCGACGCCCACCGCGACCTCGCGATCCTGCTCCCGCGCAGCGACTGGCAGGTCGGCGAGGACACCTTCGCGGCCGGCTCGCTCCTGGTCGCCGACGCCGACGCCCTGCTCGCGAGCGCCCCGGAGGGGCCGTCGGCCTCGGACCTCCACGTGCTCTTCGAGCCGACGCCCAGCACCTCGCTCGCCGACCTCACGATCACCCGCGGCACCCTCGTGCTCACGATCCTCGAGGACGTCGTGCACCGCCTCGAGGTCCACCACCGCACCGAGGACGGCGCCTGGGTGCGCAGCGACCTCTACCCCGAGCTCACCGGGGCGATCGACGTGCGCGCGGTCGACGCCGACGAGTCCGACGAGATCTGGGTGACCGTCACCGACTTCCTCACCCCCACCACCCTGCTGCTGGGCGACCTCGGCGAGGTGCCCGACGGAGGCGAGCCGAGCGACCTCGAGATCGTGAAGGCCTCGCCCGCGCGCTTCGACGCGAGCGGCCTCGAGGTCACCCAGCACTTCGCGACCAGCGAGGACGGCACCCGCGTGCCGTACTTCCAGATCGGGAGGACCGAGGCCGGCGGGTCCGAGGAGGCCCCGGGCGGAGCGCCCGTCGGCCCCGCCCCGACCCTGCTCTACGGCTACGGCGGCTTCGAGATCTCGATGACCCCCGCCTACCTCGGCACGATCGGCAAGGCCTGGCTGGAGCGCGGCGGCACCTACGTGGTCGCGAACATCCGCGGCGGCGGCGAGTACGGACCGGCCTGGCACCAGGCCGCCCTCAAGGAGCATCGCCACCGCGCCTACGAGGACTTCGCGGCCGTCGCGCGTGATCTGGTCGAGCGCGGCGTCACCGACCGCGACCATCTCGCCGTGCGCGGCGGCTCCAACGGCGGACTGCTCACGGGCAACATGCTCACCCAGTACCCCGAGCTGTTCGGGGCCGTCATCATCCAGGTGCCGCTGCTGGACATGAAGCGCTACTCGCATCTGCTCGCCGGCGCCTCCTGGATGGCCGAGTACGGCGACCCCGACACCTCGGACTGGGAGTTCATCCGCACCTTCAGCCCCTACCACCTGCTCGCCGAGGGCACCGAGTACCCGCCCGTCTTCCTGCTCACCTCCACGCGGGACGACCGCGTGCACCCGGGCCACGCGCGCAAGATGACCGCCGCGCTCGAATCGCTCGGGGCCGACGTCCGCTCGTGGGAGAACATCGAGGGCGGGCACGGCGGCGCCGCCACGAACGAGCAGGCCGCGCGCATGAACGCGCTCATGTACGCCTTCCTGTGGGGGCGGATCGGGGCCGACGGGGGCCGGGCGGGCGCCGTCGGGGGCGCTGGAGCCTGA